The following coding sequences are from one Humulus lupulus chromosome X, drHumLupu1.1, whole genome shotgun sequence window:
- the LOC133805418 gene encoding formin-like protein 18, whose translation MALFRKFFYRKPPDGLLEISERVYVFDCCFTTDVWEGDEYKVYIGGIVGQLRDHFPDASFMVFNFREGDNQSQIANILSDYDMTVMDYPRHYEGCPLLTMEMVHHFLRSSESWLSLGQQNLLLMHCERGGWPVLAFMLAALLIYRKQFNGEQKTLDMIYKQSPRELLQFMSPLNPMPSQLRYLQYVSRRNVGSEWPPLDRALTLDCIILRFIPNVDGEGGCRPLFRIYGQDPFMAADRTPKVLFSTPKKSKLVRHYKQAECELVKIDIHCHIQGDVVLECITLENDLEREEMMFRVMFNTAFIRSNILMLNRDEIDILWNAKDHFPKDFRAEVIFSEMDTVTSLVSVDLPGLEDKEGLPIEAFAKVQEIFCNVDWLDPKTDVALNVLQQISTSNVLHGKLDSVSAQIAEIGNEFRESTPNQVKVEPKASESNIHNLRSTSQGKQSMPLFEPSIDDNLIRKKMESQELRDTNSVGKKNKNITKNQTDMQELQIAFQRPSQPKIISQRVPQASLSSPVSYSSSLQGSPVPISRYQSAPSALGITALLHDHAASNKEEEITHPVTLAPSSTLPKLVKPDNVSVSTPPPLQSLHSLPNTKATYPEITLLNTSAPASIPCPSHLPTLLEASPSFFVKNLTPPPPSSSLRESLSLAMDFIPTPPIPPPFPGTSPSSNLKSSFSAPTPPPPPPIISPSVTSKTSFSTPPCPPPPPPPPASVSCSNSSLLSLKSTAIKSAPPPPPPPPKPLGTKSSSMTSSAPPPPTSASRDSVGKKHATTLAVPPPPAPLINGVSKASTASPQSHSAVSNGNVPSIPGPPSSILLSGKGRGLSRPSPRNQAQPKKTNLKPYHWLKLTRAMQGSLWDEIQKTDEASKAPEFDRSELESLFSAAVPNSDQGSPGGKSNRRASGPKTEKVQLIELRRAYNCEIMLSKVKVPLPDLMSSLLALDESTLDGDQIENLIKFCPTKEEMDLLKNYNGAKENLGKCEQFFLELMKVPRVEAKLRVFSFKIQFSSQVSDLRNNLNIVNSVAEEIRNSVKLKRIMQTILSLGNALNHGTARGSAIGFRLDSLLKLTDTRAQNNKMTLMHYLCKVLAEKLPDLLDFPKDLVSLESSTKIQLKYLAEEMQAISKGLEKVVQELTASENDGPVSANFCKSLKEFLSHAEAEVRSLASLYSSVGRNADALALYFGEDPARCPFEQVVSSMLNFVRMFIRAHGENRKHLEFEKKKAQKEVENEKMKLGASKKEPQHLIQTSLKSGHIK comes from the exons ATGGCGCTGTTCAGGAAGTTCTTTTATCGGAAGCCACCAGATGGGCTTCTGGAGATCTCTGAAAGGGTTTACG TCTTTGATTGCTGCTTTACCACCGATGTTTGGGAAGGAGATGAATACAAAGTCTATATAGGAGGCATAGTGGGTCAACTTCGTGATCACTTTCCTGATGCTTCGTTTATGGTCTTCAACTTCCGAGAGGGAGATAACCAAAGCCAAATTGCTAATATATTGTCGGACTATGATATGACAGTAATGGACTATCCTCGACACTATGAAGGTTGTCCTTTGCTCACAATGGAAATGGTTCACCATTTCTTGAGATCTAGTGAGAGTTGGCTTTCACTTGGGCAGCAAAATTTGCTCTTGATGCATTGTGAGCGAGGTGGGTGGCCAGTTTTGGCATTCATGCTAGCTGCCCTATTGATTTATCGGAAGCAATTCAATGGGGAACAAAAGACGTTGGACATGATTTACAAACAATCGCCTCGGGAACTTCTTCAATTCATGTCCCCATTAAACCCAATGCCGTCACAGTTGAGATATCTCCAATATGTCTCAAGAAGAAATGTTGGCTCAGAATGGCCTCCCTTGGATAGAGCCCTTACATTGGACTGTATCATTCTGAGATTCATTCCAAATGTGGATGGAGAGGGAGGTTGTCGTCCGCTATTTAGAATATATGGACAAGATCCTTTCATGGCTGCTGATCGGACTCCAAAAGTTTTGTTCTCAACTCCAAAGAAAAGCAAATTGGTTAGGCACTACAAGCAG GCAGAATGTGAATTAGTGAAAATTGATATCCATTGTCATATCCAAGGTGATGTTGTTCTTGAGTGCATCACATTGGAGAACGATTTGGAACGAGAAGAAATGATGTTTAGAGTCATGTTCAATACAGCCTTTATAAGATCAAACATTTTGATGCTCAACCGTGATGAAATTGACATCTTATGGAATGCTAAAGACCACTTTCCCAAGGACTTTAGAGCAGAG GTTATTTTTTCAGAGATGGATACTGTCACGTCTTTAGTTTCTGTTGATTTGCCTGGCCTTGAGGATAAAGAAGGTCTTCCCATTGAAGCCTTTGCAAAAGTTCAGGAGATATTTTGCAATGTGGATTGGCTAGATCCAAAAACAGATGTAGCACTTAACGTGCTCCAACAAATCTCTACATCAAATGTCCTACATGGAAAGTTGGACAGTGTATCTGCTCAAATTGCTGAAATAGGCAACGAGTTTCGAGAATCAACTCCTAATCAAGTTAAAGTTGAACCAAAGGCATCAGAAAGCAACATTCACAACCTCAGATCCACAAGTCAAGGAAAGCAATCCATGCCCTTGTTTGAACCATCCATAGATGATAATCTTattagaaaaaaaatggaaagccAAGAATTGCGAGATACAAATTCAGTTGGGAAGAAGaacaaaaatataactaaaaacCAGACAGATATGCAAGAGTTACAGATTGCTTTCCAACGGCCCTCCCAGCCTAAGATCATTTCTCAAAGAGTACCTCAAGCTTCTTTGTCTTCTCCAGTTTCATACAGTAGTTCCTTACAAGGATCACCAGTGCCTATATCGAGATATCAAAGTGCGCCCTCTGCTCTTGGAATCACAGCTCTATTACATGACCATGCAGCATCTAATAAGGAAGAGGAAATTACACATCCAGTGACTTTAGCACCTAGTTCTACTTTACCTAAACTTGTAAAGCCAGATAATGTGTCTGTATCAACACCCCCGCCTCTGCAATCTCTACATTCTCTGCCAAACACAAAAGCTACTTATCCTGAAATCACATTGTTGAATACTTCTGCGCCAGCTTCAATTCCTTGTCCTTCACATCTGCCTACTTTATTGGAGGCATCCCCTTCTTTCTTTGTCAAGAACTTAACTCCCCCACCACCGTCTTCGTCTTTGAGGGAATCCCTATCTCTTGCTATGGATTTCATTCCCACTCCTCCTATACCACCTCCTTTTCCAGGAACATCTCCATCATCAAATCTTAAAAGCTCATTTTCTGCACCAACCCCACCTCCCCCACCTCCAATAATATCTCCATCAGTCACTAGTAAGACTTCTTTTTCTACTCCTCCCTGtcctccacctccacctccacctcctGCTTCAGTTTCTTGTTCAAATTCTTCCTTGCTGTCTTTGAAGAGCACAGCAATCAAATCTGCCCCCccaccgccaccgccacctcCTAAGCCTCTAGGGACCAAGTCAAGTTCCATGACTTCTTCAGCACCTCCACCTCCAACTTCTGCATCAAGGGATTCTGTGGGTAAAAAGCATGCAACCACCCTAGCTGTAccacctcctccagctcctcttaTCAATGGTGTGTCAAAAGCTAGTACTGCCTCTCCACAATCTCATTCTGCTGTTAGTAACGGTAATGTGCCTTCAATTCCTGGACCTCCTTCTAGTATTCTATTAAGTGGAAAAGGACGTGGCCTCTCACGTCCAAGTCCTAGAAATCAAGCTCAACCTAAAAAGACTAATCTGAAGCCGTATCATTGGTTAAAACTAACAAGAGCCATGCAAGGAAGTCTATGGGATGAGATACAAAAAACTGATGAAGCTTCCAA GGCTCCAGAATTTGACAGGTCAGAACTTGAGAGTCTTTTCTCTGCAGCTGTGCCAAATTCAGATCAGGGAAGCCCAGGTGGGAAGTCAAATCGACGGGCATCAGGACCAAAGACTGAGAAAGTTCAACTG attgAGCTTAGACGAGCATATAATTGTGAAATAATGCTTTCTAAAGTGAAAGTACCTCTGCCTGATTTGATG AGTTCATTACTTGCTTTGGATGAGTCAACGTTAGATGGGGATCAGATTGAGAACCTCATAAAATTCTGTCCAACAAAAGAAGAGATGGACTTGCTTAAG AATTATAATGGAGCTAAGGAAAACTTGGGGAAATGCGAACAG TTCTTTTTAGAATTGATGAAAGTGCCACGGGTAGAGGCGAAGCTGAGGGTTTTCTCATTTAAAATACAATTTAGTTCCCAG GTATCTGACCTTAGAAATAATTTGAATATTGTCAATTCTGTGGCAGAAGAG ATCAGAAATTCAGTTAAGTTGAAAAGGATCATGCAGACCATTCTTTCTCTTGGCAATGCTCTAAACCATGGAACTGCAAGAG GTTCTGCTATTGGGTTTCGACTCGATAGTCTGCTGAAGCTAACTGATACACGTGCTCAAAACAACAAGATGACTCTGATGCATTATCTTTGTAAG GTTCTAGCTGAAAAGCTGCCAGATCTCCTTGATTTCCCTAAAGATCTTGTTAGTTTGGAAAGTTCAACTAAG ATACAGTTGAAATATTTGGCAGAAGAAATGCAAGCCATTAGTAAAGGATTGGAAAAGGTTGTACAAGAGTTGACCGCTTCAGAAAATGATGGTCCTGTCTCAGCAAATTTTTGCAAG TCATTAAAGGAGTTCCTCAGTCATGCTGAAGCTGAAGTGAGGTCGTTGGCTTCACTTTATTCTAGTGTG GGACGAAATGCAGATGCATTGGCTCTTTATTTTGGGGAAGATCCAGCTCGTTGCCCATTTGAGCAAG TCGTATCGTCAATGCTCAACTTTGTGAGGATGTTCATCCGAGCACACGGTGAGAACCGTAAGCATCTTGAATTCGAAAAGAAAAAGGCACAAAAGGAGGTTGAAAATGAAAAGATGAAGCTGGGTGCCTCCAAGAAGGAACCTCAACACCTGATACAAACTTCTCTCAAGAGTGGGCACATAAAATAG